A genomic region of Colletes latitarsis isolate SP2378_abdomen chromosome 7, iyColLati1, whole genome shotgun sequence contains the following coding sequences:
- the Thoc7 gene encoding THO complex subunit 7 isoform X2, protein MSDEEVIRRRLLIDGDGTGDDRRINMLLKSFIKWINSPDADNTLHERMLSQLAQCEFAQRKSRLVSNMSQEELKSYEQLSKEIEIQIEEAKRDIEKTKAELQDAKRVRKNRIEYDVLAKVINEQPDRVETNLKLATLREELDKLKEKSEQLEHKLEMRRKQFHVLISSIHSLQGMLNECDEEIMDVSLENYEDTPMSSKAEANLGCCT, encoded by the exons ATGTCTGACG AAGAAGTAATACGTCGAAGATTACTCATAGATGGAGATGGTACTGGAGACGATCGTAGAATAAATATGTTGTTGAAATCATTCATAAAATGGATAAATAGTCCAGATGCGGATAATACGTTGCACGAAAGAATGTTGTCACAACTCGCGCAATGTGAATTCGCGCAACGAAAATCCAGACTAGTCTCAAATATGAGTCAAGAAGAGTTAAAAAGCTATGAACAGTTATCGAAAGAAATTGAAATTCAGATAGAGGAGGCCAAAAGAGACATAGAAAAGACAAAGGCAGAGTTGCAGGACGCAAAACGCGTGAGGAAAAACAGAATTGAATACGATGTGTTGGCTAAAGTCATAAATGAACAGCCAGATAGGGTAGAAACTAATTTAAAGCTGGCTACACTACGCGAAGAATTAGATAAATTGAAG GAAAAATCTGAACAACTGGAACACAAATTGGAAATGAGACGTAAACAATTTCATGTTTTAATTTCTTCTATACATTCTTTACAAGGAATGttgaatgagtgtgatgaggaaataatggatgtgaGTTTAGAAAATTATGAAGATACTCCAATGTCTTCTAAAGCA
- the Thoc7 gene encoding THO complex subunit 7 isoform X1, which produces MSDEEVIRRRLLIDGDGTGDDRRINMLLKSFIKWINSPDADNTLHERMLSQLAQCEFAQRKSRLVSNMSQEELKSYEQLSKEIEIQIEEAKRDIEKTKAELQDAKRVRKNRIEYDVLAKVINEQPDRVETNLKLATLREELDKLKEKSEQLEHKLEMRRKQFHVLISSIHSLQGMLNECDEEIMDVSLENYEDTPMSSKAEANLVVTTCVVSSRL; this is translated from the exons ATGTCTGACG AAGAAGTAATACGTCGAAGATTACTCATAGATGGAGATGGTACTGGAGACGATCGTAGAATAAATATGTTGTTGAAATCATTCATAAAATGGATAAATAGTCCAGATGCGGATAATACGTTGCACGAAAGAATGTTGTCACAACTCGCGCAATGTGAATTCGCGCAACGAAAATCCAGACTAGTCTCAAATATGAGTCAAGAAGAGTTAAAAAGCTATGAACAGTTATCGAAAGAAATTGAAATTCAGATAGAGGAGGCCAAAAGAGACATAGAAAAGACAAAGGCAGAGTTGCAGGACGCAAAACGCGTGAGGAAAAACAGAATTGAATACGATGTGTTGGCTAAAGTCATAAATGAACAGCCAGATAGGGTAGAAACTAATTTAAAGCTGGCTACACTACGCGAAGAATTAGATAAATTGAAG GAAAAATCTGAACAACTGGAACACAAATTGGAAATGAGACGTAAACAATTTCATGTTTTAATTTCTTCTATACATTCTTTACAAGGAATGttgaatgagtgtgatgaggaaataatggatgtgaGTTTAGAAAATTATGAAGATACTCCAATGTCTTCTAAAGCA